In one Acipenser ruthenus chromosome 10, fAciRut3.2 maternal haplotype, whole genome shotgun sequence genomic region, the following are encoded:
- the LOC117400388 gene encoding ADP-ribosylation factor-like protein 5A isoform X2 — protein sequence MNEVVHTSPTIGSNVEEIVVNNTHFLMWDIGGQESLRSSWNTYYTNTEFVIVVVDSTDRERISVTRDELYRMLAHEDLKKAGLLIFANKQDVKGCMSVAEISQYLKLTSVKDHQWHIQACCALTGEGLCQGLEWMMSRLRVR from the exons ATGAATGAAGTGGTACACACGTCCCCGACCATAGGCAGTAATGTCGAAGAGATTGTAGTCAATAATACACATTTCTTAATGTGGGACATTGGAGGCCAGGAGTCTCTGCGATCCTCTTGGAATACCTActatacaaacacagag TTTGTAATTGTTGTCGTGGacagcacagacagagagaggattTCCGTAACAAGAGATGAACTCTACAGAATGTTAGCACACGAG GATCTTAAAAAAGCAGGGTTGCTGATATTTGCAAACAAACAGGATGTCAAAGGCTGCATGTCAGTAGCTGAAATCTCCCAGTACCTGAAGCTGACCTCTGTTAAGGATCACCAGTGGCACATTCAGGCTTGTTGTGCCCTTACTGGAGAAGG GCTTTGTCAAGGACTGGAATGGATGATGTCTAGACTTCGAGTCAGATGA
- the LOC117400388 gene encoding ADP-ribosylation factor-like protein 5A isoform X1, with product MGILFTKLWRLFNHQEHKVIIVGLDNAGKTTILYQFSMNEVVHTSPTIGSNVEEIVVNNTHFLMWDIGGQESLRSSWNTYYTNTEFVIVVVDSTDRERISVTRDELYRMLAHEDLKKAGLLIFANKQDVKGCMSVAEISQYLKLTSVKDHQWHIQACCALTGEGLCQGLEWMMSRLRVR from the exons ATGGGAATCCTCTTCACCAAACTATGGAGGCTGTTTAACCATCAAG agcacAAAGTCATTATTGTGGGTTTGGATAATGCTGGGAAGACGACAATTCTCTATCAGTT TTCAATGAATGAAGTGGTACACACGTCCCCGACCATAGGCAGTAATGTCGAAGAGATTGTAGTCAATAATACACATTTCTTAATGTGGGACATTGGAGGCCAGGAGTCTCTGCGATCCTCTTGGAATACCTActatacaaacacagag TTTGTAATTGTTGTCGTGGacagcacagacagagagaggattTCCGTAACAAGAGATGAACTCTACAGAATGTTAGCACACGAG GATCTTAAAAAAGCAGGGTTGCTGATATTTGCAAACAAACAGGATGTCAAAGGCTGCATGTCAGTAGCTGAAATCTCCCAGTACCTGAAGCTGACCTCTGTTAAGGATCACCAGTGGCACATTCAGGCTTGTTGTGCCCTTACTGGAGAAGG GCTTTGTCAAGGACTGGAATGGATGATGTCTAGACTTCGAGTCAGATGA